One Xylocopa sonorina isolate GNS202 unplaced genomic scaffold, iyXylSono1_principal scaffold0014, whole genome shotgun sequence genomic window carries:
- the LOC143431754 gene encoding putative RNA-binding protein 46, with the protein MKDQIEASLKLLKFVADSQLTLTQINGQRRLGPPPGWTGPPPGPKCEIFVGSIPRNYYEPEIVLIFGTVGKIYELRLMMEFSGANRGYCFIMYTTEDEAARAIRELDQYEIYPGKRIGVVASANNRRLYINQLPRAIDSAIIIKEFRVLLEEHYFFEELIFKLFFSVINCRVLLEENFEELIFKIYEITDDVDKVAVYRYLDGLVCYVLVSYKTHRGAAMARRRLVPETNTLFEGSEINVEWAHPHITPSNVVRQALTIFKNFL; encoded by the exons ATGAAGGACCAAATCGAGGCAAGTTTGAAATTACTGAAATTCGTGGCTGACTCTCAGCTGACTCTGACTCAAATCAATGGTCAGAGGAGGCTTGGTCCTCCTCCAGGATGGACTGGGCCCCCACCAGGACCCAAATGCGAGATATTCGTTGGCAGCATCCCCAGAAATTACTACGAGCCTGAAATCGTGCTGATTTTTGGCACTGTGGGCAAGATTTATGAGCTTCGTTTGATGATGGAGTTCTCTGGTGCAAACAGGGGCTACTGTTTCATTATGTACACCACTGAAGACGAAGCTGCACGTGCCATTCGAGAGTTGGATCAGTACGAAATTTATCCTGGGAAAAGGATTGGTGTGGTTGCCAGTGCGAACAATCGAAGGCTTTACATCAACCAATTGCCACGAGCCATCGATTCTGCGATCATTATCAAA gaattTCGTGTTTTGCTTGAGGAACATTATTTTTTTGAGGAATTAATTTTC AAACTATTTTTTTCAGTAATTAATTGTCGTGTTTTGCTCGAAGAAAATTTTGAGGAATTAATTTTC AAAATTTACGAAATCACTGACGACGTCGACAAGGTGGCTGTCTATCGATATTTAGACGGATTGGTCTGTTATGTGCTGGTTTCCTACAAAACTCATCGAGGAGCTGCAATGGCAAGAAGACGATTGGTCCCAGAGACAAATACATTATTCGAGGGCTCTGAAATTAACGTCGAATGGGCCCATCCCCATATAACTCCTTCAAATGTGGTACGTCAGGCCCttacaatttttaaaaattttttGTAG
- the LOC143431857 gene encoding uncharacterized protein LOC143431857: MWNRKVFIRIIEVLICIACVVALRVTNDESRRVFHYLRSRSREWSLLNNITWGAIGAALATATCGGYVIITTGLLVAAATGELRGRKTEIFFLGLGVILFGIVGALSLASIENVPEDLVDNAAVFGSLCLLTALVFIADLLMSIPKIKDKQITTGRLPEKQAKQQTTSLTSEKEPKSAKKIDSKLPKKDDNGNINDAFEKVDEQQQKSSSEDPEKWNQDYQLKEKFRDQENRELKEYAQNFENRRALRDSELQRSANDDSHRKELPSVIYKSQEIYQRPVDEVDTPRFPLETSTKDTTAFAKALHPGVKIMKVDRDAGSTSEDYRYSDTSQYDNVPVRMRGTSPKAQKKDRDVSFNIPPPPSKTRSEIEMLEDCFRSFRTVTTGTQTPNVRTPSSPNDPGFVRHTASNWPQESKAKTIGFGQNRTTS, from the exons ATGTGGAATCGCAAAGTGTTCATCAGGATCATCGAAGTG TTGATTTGCATCGCGTGCGTGGTGGCTTTGAGGGTGACCAACGACGAAAGCAGAAGGGTTTTCCATTATCTGAGGAGTCGTAGCAGAGAATGGTCCCTTTTGAACAACATCACATGGGGTGCCATAG GCGCTGCTCTCGCAACTGCGACCTGTGGCGGTTACGTAATCATCACGACTGGTCTGCTCGTAGCCGCTGCGACTGGAGAACTTAGAGGACGAAAGACG GAAATATTCTTCCTAGGACTAGGTGTGATCCTGTTTGGCATAGTTGGCGCTTTATCCTTGGCGTCCATCGAGAACGTCCCTGAGGACCTCGTAGACAACGCAGCAGTCTTTGGTTCCCTCTGTTTGCTCACAGCACTGGTTTTCATCGCTGATCTATTGATGAGCATTCCAAAAATCAAAGACAAGCAAATTACCACTGGTCGTTTGCCTGAGAAACAAG CCAAACAGCAGACAACAAGCCTAACCAGCGAGAAAGAACCAAAATCTGCAAAGAAAATCGACTCAAAGTTGCCCAAAAAGGACGACAATGGCAACATAAACGATGCTTTCGAGAAAGTGGACGAGCAGCAGCAGAAGAGCTCTTCTGAGGACCCTGAAAAGTGGAACCAGGACTACCAATTGAAAGAAAAATTCAGGGACCAAGAAAACAGAGAATTAAAGGAGTACGCGCAGAATTTCGAGAACAGAAGAGCTCTGAGAGACTCAGAGCTGCAGAGATCAGCGAATGACGACTCTCACAGGAAGGAACTGCCTTCAGTGATCTACAAAAGTCAGGAGATTTACCAACGTCCAGTTGACGAGGTCGACACGCCTCGTTTTCCACTTGAAACGAGCACTAAAGACACAACAGCGTTCGCCAAGGCTCTGCACCCTGGTGTAAAGATTATGAAGGTCGACAGGGACGCAGGAAGCACCTCTGAAGACTACAG ATACTCTGATACCAGTCAGTACGATAACGTACCTGTACGAATGAGAGGGACATCGCCAAAGGCTCAGAAGAAGGACAGAGACGTGTCTTTCAATATTCCACCTCCGCCTTCGAAGACTAGAAGTGAAATAGAGATGTTAGAGGACTGTTTCCGGTCCTTTCGAACAGTGACAACTGGCACACAGACTCCAAACGTTAGAACACCCTCCTCGCCAAATGATCCTGGCTTCGTTAGACACACTGCCAGCAATTGGCCCCAAGAATCGAAGGCGAAGACTATTGGGTTTGGTCAAAATCGCACTACGAGCTGA